One candidate division WOR-3 bacterium genomic window carries:
- a CDS encoding HD domain-containing protein — translation MKRITLKELLKNEKVIKYIEEADRYLEKLGYTEHGLRHAKYVGKTAGRILRELSYPERRAELAEIAGFLHDIGNVIHRDHHAQFGALIAHQILSEMDMPLEEVIEIAQAIGNHHEEDGIPAKDITSALIIADKSDVHRERVRKKNSDIKTDIHDRVNYSAKSSKVIVFPDRKIIRFDIEINTRISPVLEYFEIFLQRMIIASMAAKNLGQKFELFINGTKML, via the coding sequence ATGAAAAGAATAACATTAAAGGAGCTTTTAAAAAACGAAAAAGTTATAAAATACATAGAAGAGGCTGATAGATATCTTGAAAAACTGGGTTATACAGAACATGGTCTGAGACATGCAAAGTATGTTGGTAAAACAGCAGGAAGAATTTTAAGGGAACTTTCCTATCCTGAAAGAAGGGCTGAACTTGCAGAAATAGCAGGCTTTTTGCATGATATTGGAAATGTTATTCACAGGGACCATCATGCACAATTTGGTGCTTTAATAGCCCACCAGATTCTTAGTGAAATGGATATGCCCCTTGAAGAGGTAATTGAAATAGCTCAAGCTATAGGGAATCATCATGAAGAAGACGGTATACCTGCAAAGGATATAACTTCAGCACTTATTATTGCTGATAAATCTGATGTTCACAGGGAAAGGGTTAGAAAGAAAAATTCTGATATAAAAACTGATATTCATGATAGGGTTAACTATTCAGCAAAAAGTTCTAAGGTAATTGTTTTTCCTGATAGAAAAATAATAAGATTTGATATTGAGATAAATACAAGAATTTCTCCTGTTCTTGAATATTTCGAAATTTTTTTACAGAGAATGATAATTGCTTCAATGGCAGCTAAAAATCTTGGACAGAAGTTTGAGCTTTTTATAAATGGAACTAAAATGTTATAA